CCTGACCGGCCCGCAATTGCTCCAGGGTGGCGACCAGATCGCGGTCGGCAATGAGGCCAAAAAGGTCGCCAAGCTTCCGCTCATCGTGCGCGCGGCATGATGGACGACGAACCCGACGTCGCGGTCGATCAGCACGGCACCCCCGACGAGCCGTGCGCCGGCGACCGCATCCCCGCGATCGAGCCCGCGCCGAGCGAGGCCCCACCCGACAAGCCCACCATCGCTGCTTTGCCCGAAATTCAGGATGTTCACGACCTCGACTGGGCCCCGATTGGGGAGGCTGTGACGAGGTCGTCCGACCGCTCGCGGATGCGTGCGACAGTCGAAGGGTTCGAGGCTTTGCTCGACCGTCCTGGTGGACCCGGGCTTCTGTTCGACCGCGACCGCTCCGGTGCCGAGGACCAGGCGATTAAGGTCGGCGAGCTCGATCCCGCGGCGCCCTTGTGGATCATCGGCGACCTGCACGGCGACCTGCTGGCGCTCGAAGCCTCGCTCACCCTGATCGCCCGATGCGCACACGACGAGGGCTCACCGCCGCCGAACATGGTGCTGCTTGGCGACCTGTTCGACGACGAGGGACTGGGCCTCGAATTGCTACTTCGCGTGTTCGAACTAGTGCTCGAAGCGCCGGATCGCATTTGCGTCCTCGTCGGCAACCATGACGAGGCCCTGTCTTACGACGGCACCCGTTTCGCCACGAGCGTGTCGCCGGGCGACTTCGCCGACTTCCTCAACGCCAATCTCGCCCATGAATGGATCGAGCGCGCGGGCAAGCTCGCGGTGCGCTTTTTCGCCCAAGCGCCGCACGCCTTGTTCCTGCCCGACGGGCTGCTCATCGCCCACGCCGGCTTCCCGCTGATCGATCTCCATCCGCACCTCGAGGCGAACGCTGACTGGAACGACCCGGCCTGCCTGTCTGACTTCACCTGGACCCGTGCCCACCCGACCGCCCGCAAGAAGATGCCCAACCGCTTCACCCGCGGAAGCCAGTTCGGACGCGATGACTTCGCCGCTTTCTGCGAGCTCAGCACGCGCCTCGGCCGCCCGGTGACGCACATCGTCCGCGGTCACGACCACGCCGAGGAGCGCTTCATGGTCTATCCCGCCTACGAGGCGCATCCGATGCTGACGACCGTCGCTTTGTCGCGCCGTCTGCCGCGCGAGACATTCGGCCCCTATGAGCGGGTGCCAACGCTCGCCCGCTTCATTCCCAGATCCCTGCCGCGGTTGTACCGCCTCCACCTGCCCGCCGAGCTGGTCGCGACGGTCTTCCCCCCGCCCGAAGCCCCCGCTGATCCGGCCCCCGTGGAGTGCCAGCAATGAGCGGTGTTGTCCTCAGATGTCCCAATTGCGGGACGATGAAATCAACGGAAGGCCAGTGCGAGGCATGCCACGAGGCAGCGGTGCGTTACTTCTGCCTCAACCACAAACCGGGATTGTGGCTGGAAGTCTCCACCTGCCCGCAGTGTGGCGCGCGCTTCGGCGATCCAGTGCCGTCGCGCCGCGAGGAAGAAAAACCGGTCGAGCGCCCCGCGGTCAGCCCGCCACCGACGCGCCGGACGCCCCGAATCGCGCGCGACACGGACAGCGTAGCCGGGCCATGGAGCGCTGGCCCCACGGCCGAGCCGCGCGGGACTGGGTCCGCCCACGACCCGTTCCGCATCCTGATCGGCGCCATGACGGCCGCCGCCCGCGCGCGATCGGAGCGCGCTGCGCGACGCGAGTATGGCGAGACCGTTCCGGTGCGGCGCGGCGGGGGAGGCTGCGTCGGGCGGATCTTCATGCTGGTCCTGTTCCTGGTGGCGTTGTTCCTGATGCTGCCGATATTGCTCGGAGCCTTTTTCAGCTTCGGTTGATCCTATCCACACCCAGACTCGCGGCGGTGATACGGTCTTATATCGCCCGCGAAACTCTCGGAACGCGCCGACCCCGACGCAGGTTGACCAGTACGAGGCCGTCCCGGCCCGGAGCAAAGTCCATGTTCATGCACAACAAGCGCCTGCAATATACCGTTCGGGTCGCGGAGCCGAACCCGGCCCTCGCCTCCCTGCTGCTCGAACAGTTCGGCGGCCCCGACGGGGAACTTGCCGCGGCGATGCGTTATTTCACTCAGGGCCTTGGCGAGTCCGATCCCGGGCGCAAGGATTTGCTGATCGACATCGCGACCGAGGAGCTAAGCCACCTCGAAGTCATCGGCTCAATCGTCGCGATGCTCAACAAAGGCGTAAAGGCGCAATTGTCGGAGGCTGCCATGGAGGAAGCCGATCTCTACATGGCTATCAATTCAGGCGGGAACAGCCACACACAGTCGCTGCTCTACGGCGGTGGACCGTCCCTGACCAACTCGTCGGGTGTGCCGTGGACGGCGGCCTACATTGACACGAAGGGCGATCCTACCTGCGATCTGCGTTCGAACATTGCTGCCGAAAGCCGCGCCAAGATCGTCTACGAACGATTGATCGCGATTACCGACGACCCCGGCATCAAGGACGCACTCGGCTTTCTCATGACCCGTGAAATTGCCCACCAGAAGTCTTTCGAGAAAGCGCTTTATTCGATCGAGAATAATTTCCCGCCTGGCAAGTTGCCGGGGATCGAGCGCTTCGCCAACGTCTACGTCAACAGCTCGCAGGGCGACGGCGACATGGAAGGTCCGTGGAACAGCGGCGACCAGTGGGAGCGGATAGACGACCTCGGCGAGGCGATGGCGATGGACGGCGGCGACGGCACTGCGTCGGTCAAGCTCGATAAGGACAGCGCTGCGGTCGCCAAGAAACTAGCGACGCGTACTATGTCGGACCCGGCAAAGGACCCTGCAACTGGAGCTGACCTTGGCGCCGGACCCGGCGCGGGCCTGATCACGGGCGGTGATAAGGGCGGTGCCAAGGACATCAAGGAGGCCACCGCCATGGCTGATGCCCTCTGATCCGAATATCCGGATCCGGCAGTTTGAAACGACCAGCTTTGGCTGCATGGAGGTCGCGTAGAAATGCGCGGCCTCCGCTTTGTATCCAGTAGCGCCGTTGCGCACCTGCAGTTACGTCCCCAACAGAAGACTTGGAAACGCGCGCGGCTGTGCCGTTATTGGCCCGTTAGCGGACCGTCTGCTTGGAGCGCCAGATCTTCGAAAGCCGCCAACGCGCGGTCGGAACTCTCAGGGCGCTCAATGTTTCAGGGGGCGTGACGAACAGCCATTACCTAGAGCGATTCGTTGAGGCCCAGGCGCTTACGTACACCACTGTTCGGCGTGAGCTCGCTCGGGGGCACAAAACAAGCCATTGGATGTGGTTTATATTTCCGCAACTGCGAGGCTTGGGCTCGAGCGGAACAGCTTGCAGATATGCGATTGCCTCGCTTGACGAGGCTCAGGCCTATCTCGCTCACCCGCTGCTCGGGTCCCGCTTACGGGAGTGCGTCACCACGCTGCAGGACCTCCCGCAGGCCGATCCGCAAGAGGTATTTGGGGACGTAGATTCTTTGAAGCTACGGTCGTCCCTCACGCTCTTCCTGCGTGCTGGCGGCGGAGAATTGTTCGAGGCCGCCCTTCAACGCTGGTTTTCGGGGAAGGCCGACGAACGCACCGACAGCTTGCTCGAAGAAGCGCAGCCCTAGGCGCGTCAAATAAGCGGGGAGTCAGAGCCCGGCTCTGCTGATGGCTGCTGCAACTTCCACTTCAACGGTCGCGTCGTCCTTGGGCTTGAGCCGGTTCAGCACCGTCGCCACGCGTTTCTGGGCTACCTGCATAGCCTTGTGCCGGACTTCACGGGTCAGGTTGGTTCGCCACAACGCACTCTCGCCCAACAGCGCCGACCACTTTGCTTCCTCCGCTGCCAAGACTGCCAAGGCCAGCCGCAAACCATCTCGTCGGCCATGCGCGTACTCTTCGGACATCAGGCGACCCCTCCTCTCATCTAACGATCTTCAGTGTGAGACCCCGTTTTCGTCGCACCAAAATACGCACGTTAATCGCGATGGTGCACAACCTTACCCTTCGAGCCGCTCCTGCTTCACGCGGACTGTCACTACGAGACCGCTCTTCTGCCAGTCGTAAACCAACTCACCGCCAAGTTGACCTGCCACGCTGCGCGCGATGAGCTTGCTGCCAAAGCCCTTCAGAGCGCGTGCATCGGTAATCGTCGGGCCGCCCGTCTCAGTCCATGTGATGAGAATAAACTCGCCGTCCATTTTGCTAGATACGTCAAGGAACCCCGTATCAGACGACAGCGACCCGTACTTTACAGAATTGGTCGCCAGTTCGTGGATTACCATTGCGAGGGCGGTTGCAGCCCGCTCACCCACGCCCATCCGCGCGACCGCAACGCGAATGCGGCCGGAGAATGCTGCTGTTTCGTCGTATGGGGCCAGCAGGATCGACAGAAGGTCCCCCAGCAGCGCTGCCTTGCCCTGCTGGTCTGGTAGCGGCCGGACAAGGTCGTGAGCTCGCCCGAGCGCCGTCAAGCGCTGGGTCAACTCGGTCGCCATCTGTTCGACGGACTTTGCGCTGCGCGCCGTAAGTTGTGTCAGGCCGGTTGCGATGGCGAGTAAATTTTTGACCCGGTGGCTCATCTCCCCGGCCAACAACTCGCTTCCTTCTTCCGCTTGCTTACGACCTGTCACATTCAGAAAAATACCAAACATGACCCGGCCGATGATGCCCTCGTCCGCGCCGTGTCCGCGAGCCGCTATCCATCGGACTTCGTCCCCTATGCATATCCGAAAGTCGATTTCGTACGAGCCGATGATGGAACGGGTGGCGTTGAAGGCGGCTCGGACCCTGTCGCGGTCGACCGGGTGAATGCGGACAGATAGCTCCTCGAACGTAACCTCATCAACGTGGGGTAGTCCCCAGAGCTCAAAAGCGCGTTCGTCCATTGAGAATTTGTCTGAATCAACGTGCCATGCCCAGACAGCAACGCAGGCCGCTTCCACGGCCAGTTGCAACCGCTCTTCGCGTCCTACGGGGACTTTGGAGCCATTAGTCACCAAGCGCGCATCCTCCATTTTGGCATTTTAAATCCTCGTGCGACTTGATCGGTCCTCGCGCATCAAGTCCCCTATCAAAGGGCAGAGAATGACAGTCGCTGCGTCGGCCTTCGATAAAAACGGCACCTTGCTTCGCGCCCGGTCGCATACTTTCATGTCGCGTCCGAAACACTAGAGCTCTGCTACATCGTGGGCGAGCAATTCCGAAATACTGGCAGCAAGATCGACGCTCCGAAAAGGCTTGGTTAGTCGAGGCAAGTCCGGCGCGATGGCGTCAACATCGGCGTAGCCAGACATGATTAGGATTGGCATCGTCGGGCTGAGCTTACGCGCTTCCCGCGCAAGGTCCGCGCCGCTCATACCCGGCATCAGATGGTCCGTGATCAAAAGTTGCGGCATGTTGGCAGCCGTCATCAAGCCGAGGGCCTCGTTGGCCGATGCCGCTTCTGTCACGGCGAAGCCGAGTTCCAAAAGCATGTCTGCAGTGCTCATCCGCACCAATTCTTCATCGTCGACTAAGAGGACCGTTCCAGGCCCAGTCCGCTCCATCGCCAGCGCCGCAACGTTCTTGGCATCATCATCGCGAAGTTCACTTGTCGGCAGGAAAAGCTCGACCGTCGTGCCATTTCCGATCCGCGATTTAATCGTCAGACCCCCGCCAAGCTGCGCTGCCAACCCATGAGCCATCGACAGGCCTAGGCCAGTACCTTTCCCGATGCCCTTGGTTGAGAAGAAAGGCTCAATCGCCCGATCGCAAGTGGCTTCATCCATGCCAACGCCCGTATCGCTGACACTAAGGCGGATATACTCCGCAGGTTTCAAGCCCGCGGGATGGGATGCTAGCACATCGTCCCGCACCGCTGTGATGGTTAGCTTGCCGCCTTCCGGCATCGCGTCTCGCGCGTTGACCGCCAGGTTGACTAAGGCCATTTCGAGTTGGCTTGCATCAGCATGCGCCAACGGCAAGTCGGGCACTATTTCTACCCGAACGTCGATAGTCGGACCGACGGTGGACTCGATTAGACCGGCCATACCGAGAACCAAACGGGCCATATTCACGGGCGCCGGCTGCAAGGGTTGTCG
Above is a genomic segment from Sphingomonas sp. LY29 containing:
- a CDS encoding metallophosphoesterase, which translates into the protein MDDEPDVAVDQHGTPDEPCAGDRIPAIEPAPSEAPPDKPTIAALPEIQDVHDLDWAPIGEAVTRSSDRSRMRATVEGFEALLDRPGGPGLLFDRDRSGAEDQAIKVGELDPAAPLWIIGDLHGDLLALEASLTLIARCAHDEGSPPPNMVLLGDLFDDEGLGLELLLRVFELVLEAPDRICVLVGNHDEALSYDGTRFATSVSPGDFADFLNANLAHEWIERAGKLAVRFFAQAPHALFLPDGLLIAHAGFPLIDLHPHLEANADWNDPACLSDFTWTRAHPTARKKMPNRFTRGSQFGRDDFAAFCELSTRLGRPVTHIVRGHDHAEERFMVYPAYEAHPMLTTVALSRRLPRETFGPYERVPTLARFIPRSLPRLYRLHLPAELVATVFPPPEAPADPAPVECQQ
- a CDS encoding manganese catalase family protein — encoded protein: MFMHNKRLQYTVRVAEPNPALASLLLEQFGGPDGELAAAMRYFTQGLGESDPGRKDLLIDIATEELSHLEVIGSIVAMLNKGVKAQLSEAAMEEADLYMAINSGGNSHTQSLLYGGGPSLTNSSGVPWTAAYIDTKGDPTCDLRSNIAAESRAKIVYERLIAITDDPGIKDALGFLMTREIAHQKSFEKALYSIENNFPPGKLPGIERFANVYVNSSQGDGDMEGPWNSGDQWERIDDLGEAMAMDGGDGTASVKLDKDSAAVAKKLATRTMSDPAKDPATGADLGAGPGAGLITGGDKGGAKDIKEATAMADAL
- a CDS encoding DUF1810 domain-containing protein, whose protein sequence is MTNSHYLERFVEAQALTYTTVRRELARGHKTSHWMWFIFPQLRGLGSSGTACRYAIASLDEAQAYLAHPLLGSRLRECVTTLQDLPQADPQEVFGDVDSLKLRSSLTLFLRAGGGELFEAALQRWFSGKADERTDSLLEEAQP
- a CDS encoding sensor histidine kinase; translated protein: MQLAVEAACVAVWAWHVDSDKFSMDERAFELWGLPHVDEVTFEELSVRIHPVDRDRVRAAFNATRSIIGSYEIDFRICIGDEVRWIAARGHGADEGIIGRVMFGIFLNVTGRKQAEEGSELLAGEMSHRVKNLLAIATGLTQLTARSAKSVEQMATELTQRLTALGRAHDLVRPLPDQQGKAALLGDLLSILLAPYDETAAFSGRIRVAVARMGVGERAATALAMVIHELATNSVKYGSLSSDTGFLDVSSKMDGEFILITWTETGGPTITDARALKGFGSKLIARSVAGQLGGELVYDWQKSGLVVTVRVKQERLEG
- a CDS encoding hybrid sensor histidine kinase/response regulator, producing MFIAWGPDLTFLYNDSYAEILGTKHPAALGQPFRRVWWEIWEDIKPLIDRALGGEATWSENMPLLLERKGFPEETWWTFSYSPVSDGTGTFAGMFCSCMETTEQILAQRRSLIERDRLFELTRDLFAVATLDGYLKTVNPAWSRILDRTEEELLANPFSAIIHPDDLGATAEVVATLSKGEPVHQFHVRLLKANGEPVAFAWSAVPDETDAGTFHTVGRDITEDLRREEMLRQSQKMEAMGSLTGGVAHDFNNLLTPIIGSLDMLVRKRVGSEREQRLIDGALQSAERAKTLVQRLLAFARRQPLQPAPVNMARLVLGMAGLIESTVGPTIDVRVEIVPDLPLAHADASQLEMALVNLAVNARDAMPEGGKLTITAVRDDVLASHPAGLKPAEYIRLSVSDTGVGMDEATCDRAIEPFFSTKGIGKGTGLGLSMAHGLAAQLGGGLTIKSRIGNGTTVELFLPTSELRDDDAKNVAALAMERTGPGTVLLVDDEELVRMSTADMLLELGFAVTEAASANEALGLMTAANMPQLLITDHLMPGMSGADLAREARKLSPTMPILIMSGYADVDAIAPDLPRLTKPFRSVDLAASISELLAHDVAEL